The Desulfobaculum xiamenense DNA window AAGCTGCCGCCGATGGAGCCGGAGTCAGCATCGACGGGACGAAAACGCATGCCGAGGCGCGAGAAGATGCGCTTGTAGGCCTCGAACATGCCCTTGTAGGACTCGTCGGCACCGGCGTCGTCGGCGTCGAAGGAGTAGCCGTCCTTCATCAGGAACTCGCGGCCACGCATCAGACCGAAGCGGGGACGGATCTCGTCGCGGAACTTGGTCTGAATCTGGAACACGTTGATGGGCAGCTGACGGTAGGACTTCACCTCGCCGCGCAGCAGGTCGGTGACGACCTCCTCATGCGTGGGTCCGAGGCAGTAGTCACGGCCATTGCGGTCCTGAAAGCGCAGAAGCTCCTTGCCGTAGAACTCCCAACGGCCGGTTTCCTTCCACAGGTCGCCCGGCTGCACGGAGGGCATGAAAATTTCCTGCGCACCGGCGCGCTCCATCTCCTCGCGCACGATGGCGGCAACCTTGTTCAGGCTACGCAGGCCAAGGGGCAGGAAGGTGTAGATGCCGGAGGTGAGCTTGCGGATCATGCCCGCGCGCACAAGCAGCTTGTGGCTTATGACCTCGGCGTCGCCGGGGGCTTCCTTCAGTGTGGGAACATACATTTTGCTGAAACGCATTCAGTTTTCCTCGCTTCGTCTTTCTGAGAGAAATCTATCCAGTTCCTCAAGGAACACGGGAACAAGGTTCTCGTTGCCGCGAACCTTGCGGATCACCTCGCCCTTGCGGAATATGATGCCCAATCCACGGCCCCCGGCGATGCCGATGTCGGCTTCGCGGGCCTCGCCGGGACCGTTGACCACACAGCCCATCACCGCCACGGTGAACACTTCGGTCACGTGGCGCAGATGGCGCTCCACCTCCTGCGCGAGGCCAACGAGATCAATCTCCGTACGCCCGCAGGTGGGGCAGGACACGATCTCGGGCCCACGGGCCCGAAGGCCCAGCGAACGCAGAATTTCCCACGCCACGCCCATCTCGTCCACCGGATCGCCGGTCAGCGAGACGCGCATGGTGTCGCCGATGCCCTCGGCCAGAAGCAAACCAAGGCCGACGGACGACTTGACCGTGCCCCGGATGAGCGTCCCGGCCTCAGTCACGCCGATATGCAGCGGATAGTCGCAACGGGTTGCCAGCAGCCGATACGCGGCCACCGTGTTCAGCACCGATGACGACTTGATGGAAATCTTGATGTCGTGGAAATCGCGCTCCTCCAGCAGGCGCACGTGACCAAGGGCGCTTTCGACCATGGCCTCCGGCGTGGGACCGCCGAAACGCCGCAAAAGCCCCTTCTCCACGGAGCCGGAGTTGACGCCAATGCGGATGGGCACGCATGCCGCACTGGCGGCGCGCACCACGGCGTCCACGGCGTGCTCGTCTCCGATGTTGCCGGGGTTGATGCGCAGACCGTCCACTCCGGCATCCACCGCCCCAAGGGCCAGCCGATGGTCGAAGTGGATATCCGCCACGAGGGGAACGCTGACGCGCTTGCGGATTTCAGCCAGCGCGCGGACAGCGTCGTCGTCCAGCACGGCCAGCCGCACGATCTCGCACCCCGCCGCGGCGAGGGATTCGATCTGCGCAAGGGTGGCCGCCACGTCACGCGTGTCGGTATTCGCCATGCTCTGGACCACCACGGGATTATCCCCGCCAATGGCCACATTTCCCACCCGAATCACGCGCGACCGACGCCGCGCGGGCAGGACTGCCTGTTCCATGCTCATGCGCCTCCTTGGAAGCGTACACTTGTTATACGATTTCCCTCCGCAAGCCAAGGCCCGCACGGCACCGCATCCCGGTCCGAACCCCGCGCCACTGTGCACCGCGAACCGA harbors:
- the ispG gene encoding flavodoxin-dependent (E)-4-hydroxy-3-methylbut-2-enyl-diphosphate synthase, whose translation is MEQAVLPARRRSRVIRVGNVAIGGDNPVVVQSMANTDTRDVAATLAQIESLAAAGCEIVRLAVLDDDAVRALAEIRKRVSVPLVADIHFDHRLALGAVDAGVDGLRINPGNIGDEHAVDAVVRAASAACVPIRIGVNSGSVEKGLLRRFGGPTPEAMVESALGHVRLLEERDFHDIKISIKSSSVLNTVAAYRLLATRCDYPLHIGVTEAGTLIRGTVKSSVGLGLLLAEGIGDTMRVSLTGDPVDEMGVAWEILRSLGLRARGPEIVSCPTCGRTEIDLVGLAQEVERHLRHVTEVFTVAVMGCVVNGPGEAREADIGIAGGRGLGIIFRKGEVIRKVRGNENLVPVFLEELDRFLSERRSEEN